The Parambassis ranga chromosome 1, fParRan2.1, whole genome shotgun sequence genome includes a region encoding these proteins:
- the LOC114432419 gene encoding F-box/WD repeat-containing protein 7 isoform X2 translates to MGFYGTLKMIFYKMKRKLDHGPEVRSFPSGKKPCKGPEYSSPTGIVPCPATPTTFGHIRTANGQGQQRRRITSIQPPSGLQEWLRTFQSWTGPEKLLALDELIDSCEPTQVKHMMQVIEPQFQRDFISLLPKELALYVLSFLEPKDLLQAAQTCRYWRILAEDNLLWREKCREEGIDEPLPLKKRKPAKPGFTHSPWKSAYIRQHRIDTNWRRGDLKSPKVLKGHDDHVITCLQFCGNRIVSGSDDNTLKVWSAITGKCLRTLVGHTGGVWSSQMRDNIIISGSTDRTLKVWNAETGECIHTLYGHTSTVRCMHLHEKRVVSGSRDATLRVWDIETGQCLHVLMGHVAAVRCVQYDGRRVVSGAYDFMVKVWDPETETCLHTLQGHTNRVYSLQFDGIHVVSGSLDTSIRVWDVETGNCIHTLTGHQSLTSGMELKDNILVSGNADSTVKIWDIKTGQCLQTLQGPHKHQSAVTCLQFNKNFVITSSDDGTVKLWDLKTGEFIRNLVTLESGGSGGVVWRIRASNTKLVCAVGSRNGTEETKLLVLDFDVDMK, encoded by the exons ATGGGGTTCTACGGCACTTTAAAGATGATTTTCTACAAA atGAAGAGAAAGTTGGACCATGGCCCCGAGGTCCGATCTTTCCCTTCAGGAAAAAAGCCCTGCAAAGGTCCAGAGTATTCGAG CCCGACAGGAATTGTCCCTTGTCCAGCCACACCCACCACATTTGGCCACATCAGAACAGCCAATGGTCAGGGGCAACAGAGACGGCGTATCACCTCAATCCAGCCACCCTCGGGTCTTCAAGAATGGCTCCGAACATTTCAG AGCTGGACTGGCCCAGAGAAGCTGCTGGCGCTGGATGagttgattgacagctgtgagCCCACGCAAGTCAAGCATATGATGCAGGTGATTGAGCCACAGTTCCAACGAGACTTCATCTCCCTGCTGCCCAAAGAG CTGGCTTTGTATGTGCTGTCATTCCTGGAACCGAAGGACCTCCTCCAAGCAGCACAAACGTGTCGCTACTGGCGCATCCTGGCAGAGGACAACCTGCTGTGGCGGGAGAAATGCAGGGAAGAGG GCATTGACGAACCTCTGCCCCTGAAGAAGAGAAAGCCTGCCAAGCCTGGCTTCACTCACAGCCCCTGGAAGAGTGCCTACATCAGGCAGCACAGAATAGACACTAACTGGAGGAGAGGGGACCTAAAATCACCCAAG GTGCTGAAAGGTCATGATGACCATGTGATCACCTGCCTCCAGTTCTGTGGCAACCGCATTGTCAGCGGCTCTGATGACAACACGCTGAAAGTTTGGTCAGCTATCACAGGAAAG TGTCTGCGGACGTTGGTGGGCCACACAGGGGGCGTGTGGTCATCTCAGATGCGAGACAATATTATCATCAGCGGCTCCACTGATCGCACACTCAAGGTTTGGAATGCAGAGACGGGAGAATGTATCCACACCCTCTATGGGCATACCTCAACAGTGCGCTGCATGCACCTACATGAGAAAAG GGTGGTCAGTGGCTCTCGCGACGCCACACTGCGAGTCTGGGACATTGAGACAGGTCAGTGTTTACACGTCCTCATGGGTCACGTGGCGGCAGTGCGCTGCGTACAGTACGACGGGCGACGGGTGGTCAGCGGTGCCTACGACTTCATGGTCAAAGTGTGGGATCCTGAAACGGAGACCTGCCTCCACACGCTGCAGGGCCACACCAACAGAGTGTACTCATTACAG TTCGATGGGATCCATGTGGTGAGCGGCTCACTGGATACGTCTATAAGGGTCTGGGATGTGGAGACGGGCAACTGCATCCACACGTTAACAGGGCATCAGTCCCTCACCAGCGGCATGGAGCTGAAAGATAACATCCTGGTCTCAGGAAACGCAGACTCCACTGTCAAAATCTGGGACATCAAGACGGGCCAGTGCCTGCAAACACTGCAAG GTCCGCACAAGCACCAGAGCGCCGTGACGTGCCTCCAGTTCAACAAGAACTTTGTCATCACCAGCTCGGACGATGGCACAGTGAAACTGTGGGACCTGAAGACGGGCGAGTTCATCCGCAACCTAGTGACGTTGGAGAGCGGCGGCAGCGGCGGTGTGGTGTGGCGCATCCGGGCCTCCAACACCAAGCTGGTGTGCGCGGTGGGCAGCCGCAATGGCACAGAGGAGACCAAGCTGCTGGTGCTGGACTTTGATGTGGACATGAAGTGA